Part of the Candidatus Nealsonbacteria bacterium genome is shown below.
AAGAAAAAAAATTCCAGCCGAAAAAGAATTTTCCAATAACCAATGTTTTGAATGAATGGATAGTTTCCCGAGTCAATCAATTGAATGACGAAATAGTTAAATGGCTGGACCAATATGAATTGTCAAAAGCAATAAGATTATTTAACGATTTTATTGACGATTTTTCCAATTGGTATATCCGACGTTCAAGAGTAAAATTCCAAAAAGAAGGGGATGAAAAAATAAAAGAAGAGTTCTCCCAGACCTTGCATTACGTCCTTTTAAAAACAATAGAATTGTTGGCGCCATTTATGCCCTTTATTTCTGAAGAACTTTATCAACAATTAGGGGGGGAGAAAGAATCCGTTCATTTAGCCGACTATCCAAAAGCAAAAAAAGAACTAATTAATAAAAAATTGGCAGAAAAAATGAAAAAGGTAAGGGAAATAACAACATTGGCTTTGGCTGAAAGGGCTAAAGAAAAAATTAAAGTTCGCCAGCCGTTAAATGAATTACGAATTACCAATTATGAATTGCGGAGGGAAAAAGAATTATTAGATTTAATTAAAGAAGAGGTTAATGTTAAAGAAATTGTTTTTGGCAAAACTTTTAAATTAGATGCTAAAATTACTCCGGAATTAAAAGAAGAGGGTGCGGTTCGGGAGGTCATCCGTCAGATTCAAGAAATGAGAAAAAAAGCCGGCTTAAAACCAAAAGATAAAATTTCGGTTCAATATTTTGGAAGACAGGAATTAAACAATCTTTTAACAAAAAACAAACCCTTTATTTTAAAAGAAACAAGAGCCAAAGACTTTCATTTGGATAAAAAGCTAAAAAAAGTTTTTCTTGTTGAAAGAGAAACAAAGGTCAATCAGCAAGAACTTTGGTTAGCAATTAAAAAATTTTAATAATGGCGGTTCATTACCGAACACAGGGATTTTGTATTAAAAAAGTTGATCGGGGGGAGGTAGACCAGTTTCTGACTTTTTATACCAAAGATTATGGGAAGCTGGAGGTTTTAGGGAAAGCCATCAGAAAAATTAAGTCCAAACTAAGGCCCGGGGCAGAGCTTTTTTATTTGTCGGAAATTGAATTTATTCAGGGAAAAACCCATAAAACCCTGATTGATGCCGTTTTAATTGAGAAGTTTGAAAATTTGAGAAAAGATTTGAAAAGATTAAAAATCGCCCATAAAATCATTGAAAATTTGGATGATTTAATCAAAGGTCAAGAAGCGGATGAAAAGATTTGGCATTTATTGATTGAAACTTTTGAAAAATTAAATTCGTTGAACTCAAAGGTGAAACGAATTGAAAATTCGTTGAGCGTCGAAAACCCCTTATTGGAAATTCTCCATCATTATTTTCTTTGGAATTTTTTAACTCTTTCTGGTTATCAATTGGAACTTTATTTTTGCTCTCTTTGTCAAAAAAAGGTTGGCCCCCAAAATCTTTTTTTCAATCCCAAAGAAGGCGGGTTAATTTGCCATCAATGTTCCGGTTTCCTTCATAAAATTCCAAAGAAAATTGATGCCGAGACGGTTAAAATAATAAGATTGCTGCTTAAAAAAGATTGGCCAATCTTAAAAAAACTTAAAATTGAAAAGGAAAACCTGAATTCGCTCAAAGTCATTTCCGATTGTTATTTTTCGGAAATTTTGAAAGAAGTTAAATAATTTGCTAAACTAAAAAAGCATGAAAAGAACCACCCTTTTTGTTATTGTTTTAATAATCGGAGGATTGATGGGAATTTTAAGTTTTTATTATTGGCAAAAAAATATTTTTTCCAAAGATGTTTTAAAATTAGAAATTATCGGACCCGCTCAAGTTAATCTTTTAGAAGAAGTAGAATATATTGTTAAATTTAAAAATAATGGCAATATCCGATTAGATGAACCTCGGCTGATATTTGAATATCCAAGCCATTCTCTGCCAATTGATGGGGATTTTTTAAGAATTGTCAAGGATAGCCAACAATTGGGGGGACCGATTTATCCCGGCGAAGAAAGAAGTTTTAGTTTTCAGGCCCGACTTTTGGGTCAAGAAGGGGAAAAGAAAATTGCCAGAGCCAGTTTGAGATTTCAACCCAAAAATCTCAGAGCCCATTATCAATCAACCACCAGCCATACGACCATTATCAGAAAAGTGCCCTTAACCTTTGAGTTTGATTTACCATTAGAAATTGAACCGGAAAGAGAGATAAAAATCCGGCTCAATTATTTTTCCAATGTTGATTATC
Proteins encoded:
- the recO gene encoding DNA repair protein RecO, with the translated sequence MAVHYRTQGFCIKKVDRGEVDQFLTFYTKDYGKLEVLGKAIRKIKSKLRPGAELFYLSEIEFIQGKTHKTLIDAVLIEKFENLRKDLKRLKIAHKIIENLDDLIKGQEADEKIWHLLIETFEKLNSLNSKVKRIENSLSVENPLLEILHHYFLWNFLTLSGYQLELYFCSLCQKKVGPQNLFFNPKEGGLICHQCSGFLHKIPKKIDAETVKIIRLLLKKDWPILKKLKIEKENLNSLKVISDCYFSEILKEVK